One Gossypium raimondii isolate GPD5lz chromosome 3, ASM2569854v1, whole genome shotgun sequence genomic window carries:
- the LOC105794300 gene encoding large ribosomal RNA subunit accumulation protein YCED homolog 2, chloroplastic — MADANSLMSSPATNISQIPSSFPAKLNSQKLPTHHLSNIRFKASSSKRHDYSSLSVNKQDCRNNRRRLVTISTADGRWHGTWNCDYLLSLKQLNLDDLVEGDEQRDVRVSINLCIQKHASFGLSVDGRIITSFTRKCSICSSPYCRQIDTNFNVWVLASNKDHGASNQLPEIGGDDPSVIYVKPGYEANLDSLIQDTIRLTTSTKDICSESCRKSEPTLRYIGKRNAASIDKRWYRLLELRNASF, encoded by the exons ATGGCAGATGCCAACAGTTTAATGTCATCGCCGGCAACAAACATCAGCCAAATTCCAAGCTCATTTCCAGCTAAGCTGAATTCCCAGAAACTTCCTACCCACCATCTCagtaatattagatttaaagcAAGTTCCTCGAAAAGGCATGATTACTCATCCCTG AGTGTTAACAAGCAAGACTGTCGGAATAATCGACGCCGTCTGGTCACGATTTCAACCGCAGATGGGAGATGGCATGGAACATGGAACTGTGATTACCTTTTGTCTCTCAAGCAACTTAACTTGGATGACTTGGTTGAAGGTGATGAACAAAGGGATGTTCGGGTTTCTATCAATCTTTGCATCCAAAAG CATGCCAGCTTCGGTCTTTCGGTGGATGGAAGGATAATTACGTCTTTTACCAGAAAATGTAGCATCTGTTCTTCCCCCTATTGCAGACAG ATTGATACCAACTTCAACGTTTGGGTTCTGGCCTCCAACAAAGACCATGGTGCATCTAATCAACTGCCCGAAATTGGTGGAGATGATCCTTCA GTTATCTATGTGAAACCAGGATATGAAGCCAACTTGGATTCACTGATACAGGATACAATCCGGTTAACCACCTCCACCAAG GACATTTGCTCAGAATCATGCCGGAAATCTGAACCCACCCTGCGTT ATATTGGTAAAAGAAATGCAGCTTCCATCGACAAAAGGTGGTATAGATTGTTGGAACTAAGGAATGCAAGTTTTTAG